Proteins from a genomic interval of Phenylobacterium sp. LH3H17:
- a CDS encoding SDR family NAD(P)-dependent oxidoreductase: MKLDSSIAAVVTGGASGLGEATVRQLAAHGVKVAIFDMNEAKGEEVAKEVGGVFCKCNVTSDDEVDAAFAKARAAHGQERILVNCAGTGNAAKTAGRDKTTGETKHFPLDAFNLIIQINLVGTFRCIAKSAKGMLDLEPIDGERGAIVNTASVAAEDGQMGQAAYSASKGGVVGMTLPIARDLASEGIRVNTILPGIFDTPLMRGAPEAVKQALANSVPFPKRLGNAEDYASLALEMITNGYFNGEDVRLDGAIRMAPR, encoded by the coding sequence ATGAAACTCGATTCCTCCATCGCCGCGGTAGTCACCGGCGGCGCCTCGGGCCTCGGCGAAGCCACCGTGCGCCAACTCGCGGCCCACGGCGTCAAGGTCGCCATCTTCGACATGAACGAAGCCAAGGGCGAAGAAGTCGCAAAAGAAGTGGGCGGCGTGTTCTGCAAGTGCAACGTCACCTCCGACGACGAGGTCGACGCGGCCTTCGCCAAGGCCCGCGCGGCCCACGGCCAGGAGCGTATCCTGGTCAACTGCGCCGGCACCGGCAACGCGGCCAAGACCGCCGGCCGCGACAAGACCACCGGCGAGACCAAGCACTTCCCGCTCGACGCCTTCAACCTGATCATCCAGATCAACCTGGTGGGCACCTTCCGCTGCATCGCCAAGTCGGCCAAGGGCATGCTGGACCTGGAGCCGATCGACGGCGAGCGCGGGGCCATCGTCAACACCGCCTCGGTCGCGGCCGAGGACGGCCAGATGGGCCAGGCGGCCTATTCGGCGTCCAAGGGCGGCGTGGTCGGCATGACCCTGCCGATCGCCCGCGACCTGGCCAGCGAAGGCATCCGGGTGAACACCATCCTCCCCGGCATCTTCGACACCCCGCTGATGCGCGGCGCGCCGGAAGCGGTGAAACAGGCCCTGGCCAATTCCGTGCCCTTCCCCAAGCGCCTCGGCAACGCCGAGGACTACGCGTCCCTGGCGCTGGAGATGATCACCAACGGCTATTTCAACGGCGAGGACGTGCGCCTCGACGGAGCCATCCGGATGGCTCCGCGCTAA
- a CDS encoding SDR family NAD(P)-dependent oxidoreductase: MAGRLDGKVAVITGAASGIGLGTVELFVAEGARVVAADIQDEKGAMLARRFPGKVAYAHCDVTDEGQIEAALKLAKSEFGGLDILFNNAGISDRMTSIPEITAEGWSWIFDVLVRGPALGMKHAVPLMLERGGGSIINTASIAGLQAGWGPIAYSTAKAGVVHMSRVAAAQLSPQKIRVNAICPGLIATSIFGASMGLPREVADQMAARVAEGAATVQPVPKAGMPEDIAQAALYLASDASAFVSGTHIVVDGGITVGSRHAWDQSAGSPFAAMFGDLAPAQP, encoded by the coding sequence ATGGCGGGTCGTCTGGACGGCAAGGTGGCGGTGATCACCGGGGCCGCGTCGGGGATTGGGCTGGGAACGGTCGAGCTGTTCGTGGCCGAGGGCGCGCGGGTCGTGGCCGCCGACATCCAGGACGAAAAAGGCGCCATGCTCGCCAGGCGCTTCCCCGGCAAGGTCGCCTACGCCCACTGCGACGTCACCGACGAGGGCCAGATCGAGGCCGCTCTGAAGCTGGCCAAGTCGGAATTCGGCGGGCTGGACATCCTGTTCAACAACGCCGGCATCTCCGACCGGATGACCTCGATCCCCGAGATCACCGCCGAGGGCTGGAGCTGGATCTTCGACGTCCTCGTCCGGGGCCCGGCGCTGGGCATGAAGCACGCCGTGCCGCTGATGCTGGAGCGCGGCGGCGGCTCGATCATCAACACCGCCTCGATCGCCGGACTGCAGGCCGGCTGGGGTCCCATCGCCTATTCCACGGCCAAGGCCGGGGTCGTCCACATGAGCCGGGTGGCGGCGGCCCAGCTCTCGCCGCAGAAGATCCGGGTCAACGCCATCTGCCCGGGCCTGATCGCCACCTCCATCTTCGGCGCCTCCATGGGCCTGCCGCGCGAGGTCGCCGACCAGATGGCCGCCCGCGTCGCGGAGGGCGCGGCCACGGTGCAGCCCGTGCCCAAGGCCGGCATGCCCGAAGACATCGCCCAGGCCGCGCTCTACCTGGCCTCCGACGCCTCGGCCTTCGTCTCGGGGACACACATCGTGGTCGACGGCGGGATCACCGTGGGCAGCCGCCACGCCTGGGATCAGAGCGCCGGCTCGCCCTTCGCCGCCATGTTCGGCGACCTGGCGCCGGCCCAGCCTTGA
- a CDS encoding 2OG-Fe(II) oxygenase family protein, which yields MRLAPGVDPGKLTAAFARFGRLHLPGILPLAQARAVSTALATATPWHKSMHIGGKAYDFALETLAAMPADRRAAMDAAMVEGGKAGFQYQFDAWRLSDLMEAGQRAGGPLAPLESVYSLLNSEAFLQFVRKLTGDPRPAYVDAQATRYRAGDFLAAHDDGVEGKNRLYAYVLNFTPAWRTDWGGLLAFYDPDGHVAEAYVPTFNALNIFRVPQLHAVTQVASYAAGERLSVTGWIRER from the coding sequence TTGAGGCTCGCGCCCGGGGTCGACCCCGGCAAGCTGACGGCCGCCTTCGCCCGTTTCGGGCGCCTGCACCTGCCCGGCATATTGCCGCTCGCCCAGGCCCGGGCCGTGAGCACGGCGCTGGCGACCGCCACGCCTTGGCACAAGTCCATGCACATCGGCGGCAAGGCCTACGACTTCGCCCTGGAGACCCTGGCGGCCATGCCGGCGGACCGGCGCGCGGCCATGGACGCGGCCATGGTCGAGGGCGGCAAGGCCGGCTTCCAGTACCAGTTCGACGCCTGGCGGCTGTCGGACCTGATGGAGGCCGGCCAGCGCGCCGGCGGCCCCCTGGCGCCCCTGGAATCCGTCTACAGCCTGCTGAACAGCGAGGCCTTCCTCCAGTTCGTCCGCAAGCTGACGGGCGATCCGCGCCCGGCCTATGTTGACGCCCAGGCCACCCGCTACCGGGCCGGCGACTTCCTCGCCGCCCACGACGACGGCGTGGAGGGCAAGAACCGGCTCTACGCCTATGTGCTGAACTTCACCCCGGCCTGGCGCACCGACTGGGGCGGGCTGCTCGCCTTTTATGACCCCGACGGCCATGTGGCCGAGGCCTATGTCCCGACCTTCAATGCGCTGAACATCTTCCGAGTGCCCCAGCTGCACGCGGTGACCCAGGTGGCGAGCTACGCAGCCGGCGAGCGACTGTCGGTCACCGGATGGATCCGTGAGCGCTGA
- a CDS encoding DMT family transporter, with amino-acid sequence MVASALGFTGMTTLIKFLGDDYPAALQTFYRQLAGFIVLLPIIIRRGRGAYTTTRPGILLFRSAAGTVGMILSFYAFQKMPLADANALSFTRTLWLVPLAALVVRETVGPLRIAAAVVGFLGVLVMLRPGVDGTFAIGLPALAMLASSFLFALTITGMKVMTRDHSPTVLLVWAATLGLILGIPGAIFTWRWPEPFDLVLLGAMGVLGTITQGCYIKGMSIGDAAAMAPIDYIRLVFTVIVGVSLFHEIPSVWTVAGAALVVASTLLITWREHQLSKARQAAVVVSEEPL; translated from the coding sequence ATGGTGGCCTCGGCGCTCGGCTTCACCGGCATGACCACGCTGATCAAGTTCCTGGGCGACGACTATCCGGCGGCGCTTCAGACCTTCTATCGCCAACTGGCGGGCTTCATCGTGCTCCTGCCGATCATCATCCGGCGCGGCCGCGGGGCCTATACGACCACCCGGCCGGGCATCCTGCTGTTCCGCTCGGCGGCGGGCACGGTGGGGATGATCCTCTCCTTCTACGCCTTCCAGAAGATGCCCCTGGCCGACGCCAATGCGCTGTCCTTCACCCGCACCCTCTGGCTGGTGCCGCTGGCGGCCCTGGTGGTGCGCGAGACCGTGGGGCCCCTGCGGATCGCCGCCGCGGTGGTCGGCTTCCTCGGGGTGCTGGTCATGCTGCGGCCGGGAGTGGACGGCACGTTCGCCATCGGCCTCCCGGCCCTGGCCATGCTGGCCTCGTCCTTCCTGTTCGCGCTCACCATCACCGGCATGAAGGTGATGACCCGCGACCATTCGCCCACCGTGCTGCTGGTCTGGGCCGCGACGCTCGGCCTGATCCTGGGCATACCCGGGGCGATCTTCACCTGGCGCTGGCCCGAACCCTTCGACCTGGTCCTGCTGGGGGCGATGGGCGTCCTGGGGACCATCACCCAGGGCTGCTACATCAAGGGCATGTCGATCGGCGACGCCGCGGCCATGGCGCCCATCGACTATATCCGACTGGTGTTCACGGTGATCGTCGGCGTCTCGCTGTTCCACGAGATCCCCAGCGTCTGGACCGTGGCCGGCGCGGCCCTGGTGGTGGCCTCGACCCTGCTCATCACCTGGCGCGAGCATCAGCTCAGCAAGGCCAGGCAGGCCGCCGTCGTCGTGAGCGAGGAGCCGCTCTAG
- a CDS encoding YkvA family protein — protein sequence MSADSKASRHVNGGAFDPKQTLDPARALVPSVVQVNEQRVAKGFWPKIRRTAAKIPFAGDALSVWFCAKDPATPRTAKAMMMAALAYFVLPADAIPDVLAVVGFTDDAAVFAALMALVGKNLKPRHRAEAKALLNQMQRDDD from the coding sequence ATGAGCGCAGACTCAAAAGCGTCACGCCACGTCAACGGCGGCGCATTCGACCCAAAGCAGACGCTTGATCCCGCCCGGGCGCTGGTCCCGTCGGTGGTGCAGGTCAATGAACAGCGCGTGGCCAAGGGCTTCTGGCCGAAGATCCGGCGCACGGCGGCCAAGATCCCCTTCGCTGGGGACGCGCTCTCGGTGTGGTTCTGCGCCAAGGACCCCGCGACCCCGCGCACGGCCAAGGCGATGATGATGGCGGCGCTCGCCTATTTCGTCCTGCCGGCCGACGCCATTCCCGACGTCCTGGCGGTGGTGGGCTTCACCGATGACGCCGCGGTGTTCGCCGCGCTCATGGCCCTGGTGGGTAAGAACCTGAAGCCCCGCCATCGCGCCGAGGCCAAGGCCCTGCTGAACCAGATGCAGCGCGACGACGACTAG